One Sphingobacteruim zhuxiongii DNA window includes the following coding sequences:
- a CDS encoding carbohydrate kinase family protein: MTEITKRSGILAGGNWILDEVKVIDKFPEEQALVNILDEYTSNGGSAYNILTDLTQLGANFPLAGIGLVGNDFQGIRIIDHCKEIGIDTQQIAMIPNVATSYTTVVSVKTTGKRTFFHHRGASSKLKPGHFDFKKSNARIFHLGYLLLLDSLDEVREDGRTDASRLLEKAKSEGFKTSIDLVSEDSERFKTVIPNSLPYVDYLFLNEFEASKLSGINLMNQENPKLMHESCQEVFTHLFDLGVNEWIIIHYPAGVFAAHRAGARLFQPSVKLNPEQIVGSNGAGDALAAAILYGLHEEWTMEENLKLGVCAAAASLTHVTCSDGVLDIEACLNLDERFGYRQ, encoded by the coding sequence ATGACGGAGATAACAAAGCGATCAGGGATCTTAGCCGGGGGAAATTGGATTTTAGATGAAGTTAAAGTAATCGACAAATTCCCCGAAGAACAAGCCCTTGTTAATATATTAGATGAATATACCAGTAATGGAGGATCTGCTTATAATATTCTAACGGATCTTACTCAACTAGGTGCCAATTTCCCCTTAGCGGGAATAGGGCTAGTTGGCAATGATTTCCAAGGGATCCGCATCATCGACCATTGTAAGGAGATTGGCATTGATACACAACAAATCGCCATGATTCCCAATGTCGCCACTTCATACACCACTGTTGTTTCAGTAAAAACGACTGGAAAGCGTACCTTCTTTCACCATCGTGGTGCCAGTTCCAAATTAAAACCGGGACATTTTGATTTCAAAAAATCTAACGCTCGAATATTTCATTTAGGCTATCTCTTGCTCCTCGATAGTCTCGACGAAGTGAGAGAGGATGGTCGTACTGACGCTTCTCGACTGCTGGAAAAAGCAAAAAGCGAAGGTTTCAAAACATCCATCGATTTAGTCAGCGAAGACTCCGAACGATTTAAAACGGTAATACCCAATTCGCTTCCTTACGTTGATTATCTTTTTCTCAACGAATTTGAAGCCAGCAAGCTTTCAGGTATTAACCTCATGAACCAAGAAAACCCGAAGCTAATGCACGAAAGCTGCCAAGAAGTGTTCACGCATCTTTTCGACTTGGGGGTGAATGAATGGATTATTATTCATTATCCTGCGGGAGTTTTTGCAGCGCATAGAGCGGGTGCTCGGCTTTTTCAACCGAGTGTTAAACTTAACCCGGAACAGATTGTAGGAAGCAATGGTGCTGGAGATGCCTTAGCAGCAGCTATACTTTATGGTTTACACGAAGAGTGGACGATGGAAGAAAATCTGAAGCTTGGGGTTTGTGCCGCCGCCGCAAGTCTAACGCATGTAACTTGTTCAGATGGCGTATTAGATATCGAAGCATGCCTCAATTTGGATGAGCGATTTGGTTATCGACAATAA
- a CDS encoding Gfo/Idh/MocA family protein, giving the protein MKTVNVGIIGGGLMGKEAASAFGRWFALKDYPVKVQLTAVCDIDQKALNWYKQIDSVSLLTTDYNELIHSELVDVVYIAVPHHMHESMYIDILQAGKDLLGEKPFGIDLAAAKSIAKVAKENGRFARCSSEMPFFPGPQRVVAEVNSGRLGRIIEIKAGFLHASDMNPTKPINWKRQSAYCGEIGVMGDLGIHALHIPLRLGWKPQSVYAHLQKIITQRPDGKGGMANADTWNNATLSTRVNLENGDTVPMSLEMKRLAPGETNTWYIEVLGTEGGIRYSTKDIKALWTYNWNGGKEQSWQRTDLGFEVPFPTVTGGIFEPGFPDVFQQMLAAYFAEREGELTGRFGCVTLEEAIASHEVFAAALASHEHNKTVQLEETVVQD; this is encoded by the coding sequence ATGAAAACTGTAAATGTCGGTATAATCGGCGGCGGCCTTATGGGCAAGGAAGCCGCAAGTGCATTTGGAAGATGGTTCGCGTTGAAAGACTATCCTGTCAAGGTTCAATTAACCGCAGTCTGCGACATTGATCAAAAGGCCTTAAATTGGTACAAGCAGATTGACAGTGTCAGTTTATTGACCACGGATTACAACGAGCTTATTCATAGCGAACTAGTGGACGTAGTTTATATTGCTGTACCACATCATATGCATGAATCGATGTACATCGACATCCTACAAGCGGGTAAGGATCTACTTGGCGAAAAACCATTCGGAATTGACCTTGCCGCAGCTAAAAGCATTGCTAAAGTCGCAAAAGAAAATGGAAGATTTGCTCGATGCAGTTCTGAAATGCCTTTCTTTCCTGGCCCACAACGCGTCGTTGCGGAAGTAAACTCCGGGCGTTTAGGTCGAATAATCGAAATTAAAGCTGGCTTTTTACATGCTAGCGATATGAATCCCACCAAGCCAATAAACTGGAAGCGCCAGTCTGCCTACTGTGGTGAGATTGGTGTAATGGGAGACCTCGGTATACATGCCTTACATATTCCATTACGATTGGGATGGAAGCCACAATCGGTGTATGCGCATTTACAGAAAATAATCACGCAACGTCCTGACGGAAAAGGCGGGATGGCAAACGCAGACACGTGGAACAATGCGACATTGAGCACACGTGTGAATTTAGAAAACGGCGATACCGTTCCGATGTCTTTGGAAATGAAACGTCTCGCACCCGGAGAAACCAATACTTGGTACATTGAAGTACTCGGTACAGAAGGTGGAATCCGCTACAGTACAAAGGATATTAAAGCTTTATGGACTTACAATTGGAATGGCGGTAAAGAGCAGTCTTGGCAACGTACCGATTTAGGATTCGAAGTGCCATTTCCTACTGTGACTGGCGGTATTTTTGAACCTGGTTTCCCAGATGTATTCCAACAAATGCTTGCCGCCTATTTCGCCGAGCGAGAAGGTGAATTGACAGGAAGGTTTGGCTGTGTGACTTTAGAAGAAGCGATTGCCAGCCACGAAGTATTTGCAGCGGCATTAGCATCGCATGAACACAATAAAACCGTGCAGTTAGAAGAAACGGTAGTACAAGACTAA
- a CDS encoding class I fructose-bisphosphate aldolase, whose translation MKLYRLNRLFNKESGNCFDVAIDHGFFNEYSFLNGIENVEKAVDVLVDAAPDAIQLTVGQANYLQRIQGRQKPSLVLRTDVANVYGKQLPRTIFSRMIENPVEQALRLDATCVVVNLFSIPDEPEITDQCIQNILKIKPEAERYGMPLMVEPLVFRPNSEAGGYMVNGDPEKIIPLVRQGVELGADIIKADPTDDVSIYHKIVEIAGNIPVLVRGGGKASDEEILERTYQLMQQGVRGIVYGRNVIQHPNPAGMTRALMEIVHKGAKPADVIGLLKGGI comes from the coding sequence ATGAAATTATACCGCTTAAATCGACTATTTAATAAAGAGTCGGGCAACTGCTTTGACGTTGCCATTGATCACGGTTTTTTCAACGAATATTCCTTCTTAAATGGAATCGAAAACGTCGAAAAAGCTGTCGATGTGCTTGTTGATGCCGCTCCGGATGCTATTCAGCTAACCGTTGGACAGGCTAATTACCTTCAACGCATCCAGGGACGTCAGAAACCATCCTTAGTTTTACGAACAGACGTCGCAAACGTCTATGGAAAACAACTTCCTCGAACCATATTCAGCAGGATGATTGAAAACCCAGTCGAACAAGCATTGCGTCTAGATGCAACTTGTGTTGTCGTAAACCTATTTAGCATTCCCGATGAACCAGAAATTACGGATCAATGTATCCAAAACATTCTGAAGATCAAGCCAGAGGCCGAACGTTATGGCATGCCATTAATGGTCGAACCATTGGTTTTTCGTCCGAACAGTGAAGCTGGAGGTTACATGGTTAACGGTGATCCTGAAAAAATCATCCCCCTTGTACGCCAAGGCGTAGAATTAGGTGCTGATATTATCAAAGCTGACCCTACCGACGATGTTTCCATTTACCATAAAATCGTTGAAATTGCAGGTAATATTCCAGTCCTTGTTCGCGGTGGCGGAAAAGCAAGTGATGAAGAGATTTTAGAACGCACTTACCAGTTAATGCAGCAAGGTGTTCGTGGAATTGTGTACGGAAGAAATGTAATACAACATCCAAATCCGGCGGGTATGACACGTGCTTTAATGGAAATTGTACATAAAGGAGCAAAACCTGCAGACGTCATTGGATTATTAAAAGGAGGAATATGA
- a CDS encoding BamA/TamA family outer membrane protein, translating into MISSARFMSLKNILMLGLLFVISESFAQKQDSITTVIASEYDQVGAVHRFWLGDSYRKLYNTPVKMRIMDLSKEKGGLHIVKLGGGMQTQSLRLADSSGVEWVLRSIQKYPERSLPESLRKTIAKDIVQDQIAIAHPFGALTVPTFNSALSIPHSAPELVYVADDPLFGEYRPIFKNRPYMFEARMPFENEKTDNTLKVIDKLLEDNDAKVDQKLTTRARLLDFVLGDWDRHEDNWRWDPEKEKGKKTYSPVPRDRDKVYYKTSGVFPVLLSYQWLKANVQPFSPHIRNVAHWNFNARHFDRFFLNHLDRNDWKEQISTVQKVLTDSLIHQAMLQMPDTIVKLSAVELETNIRSRRDELDQSADEYYLSLARVVDIPLSAKREFVEIVYQEDGSIQVDVHNKKKDGTEGARIMKRLFLPTETKELRIYGIAGEDEYTIRGNGKSPIKLRLIGGKSHDQFLADEKLLSANKLYVYDNKGDTANTFNNMVGAKFRLKKDSTVNAFQYDNFVYDRKGVLVNLSYGVDRGLIFGLGYLIENQGFRKTPYAYRHEFLANYLTGRQSFILEYKGEVKKLFGEQDLKMHLRALGPFNQSNFFGYGNNTIFINDEEHEISFYRNRYDHVNADIFLGYEVFKNTSVFYGSTSELYHSKEDHNEERFFNGFNQAFPNEEVFGTKFSTGLALGFDFDTRDNHSNPKEGIRLFSRLDWKAELAGQNRKFGALESSLSLYKTIFNDYLTFANRSGVQAVFGNPYFYQHAQIGGESSLRGFNSQRFTGKTAFYNNLDARLKIASFSSYLLPGTLGLIGFYDVGRVWMSHEQSNSWHMGAGGGFYFMPGDLMVIQATVGASKEAVLPYIRIGLSF; encoded by the coding sequence ATGATATCTAGTGCTCGTTTTATGTCGTTGAAGAATATATTGATGCTGGGTTTACTTTTTGTAATAAGCGAGAGCTTTGCACAGAAACAAGACAGCATAACAACCGTAATTGCGTCTGAATATGATCAAGTCGGCGCGGTACATCGTTTTTGGCTCGGCGACAGCTATCGAAAACTATATAATACCCCGGTTAAAATGCGCATCATGGATCTGTCGAAGGAAAAGGGCGGATTACATATCGTCAAGCTAGGTGGAGGCATGCAAACGCAATCATTACGACTTGCCGATTCAAGTGGTGTGGAGTGGGTGTTACGGTCGATTCAAAAATATCCAGAACGCAGTTTACCGGAAAGCCTTCGGAAGACGATTGCGAAAGATATTGTGCAAGATCAAATAGCGATCGCACATCCCTTCGGTGCGTTAACGGTTCCAACTTTTAATAGCGCCTTATCGATTCCACATTCAGCACCTGAACTTGTTTACGTGGCGGATGATCCCCTCTTCGGAGAGTATCGACCGATATTCAAAAATCGGCCGTATATGTTTGAAGCAAGAATGCCCTTTGAAAATGAAAAAACAGACAATACACTTAAGGTCATTGATAAGCTATTAGAAGATAATGATGCGAAAGTCGACCAAAAATTGACTACTCGTGCTCGTTTGCTTGATTTTGTTCTAGGAGATTGGGATCGCCATGAAGATAATTGGCGTTGGGATCCTGAAAAAGAGAAAGGTAAAAAAACCTATAGTCCAGTTCCTCGGGACCGTGATAAAGTGTACTACAAAACCTCTGGTGTTTTTCCTGTTTTGCTTTCTTATCAATGGCTAAAAGCTAATGTTCAGCCCTTTAGTCCACATATTAGAAATGTAGCGCACTGGAATTTTAATGCACGACATTTCGATCGTTTCTTTCTTAATCACTTGGACCGAAACGATTGGAAAGAACAAATTTCTACCGTGCAGAAGGTTCTGACAGACTCATTGATTCATCAGGCGATGTTGCAAATGCCGGATACGATCGTGAAGCTGAGTGCTGTAGAACTGGAAACGAATATTCGGTCGCGTCGTGATGAATTGGACCAATCAGCAGATGAATATTATTTATCATTAGCGCGCGTTGTCGATATCCCGCTTTCTGCTAAGCGTGAATTTGTAGAAATTGTATATCAAGAAGATGGAAGTATCCAGGTCGATGTCCATAATAAAAAGAAAGACGGAACGGAGGGGGCACGCATTATGAAGCGTCTTTTTTTGCCAACTGAGACCAAGGAATTACGAATTTATGGAATCGCAGGTGAAGACGAATATACCATACGAGGAAACGGAAAGTCACCTATAAAACTTCGATTAATTGGAGGAAAGTCGCACGATCAATTTCTAGCAGATGAAAAACTGCTGTCAGCAAACAAACTGTATGTTTACGACAATAAGGGAGATACGGCGAATACGTTCAATAATATGGTTGGCGCAAAATTTCGATTGAAAAAAGATAGCACGGTGAATGCGTTTCAATATGATAATTTTGTGTACGATCGCAAAGGTGTTTTGGTTAATTTGAGCTATGGTGTCGATCGCGGATTAATCTTTGGACTAGGCTATCTGATCGAGAATCAAGGGTTTAGAAAAACTCCCTATGCCTATCGACATGAATTTCTTGCCAACTATCTAACCGGCCGTCAATCATTTATCTTAGAATATAAAGGGGAGGTAAAGAAGCTGTTTGGAGAGCAGGATCTAAAAATGCATTTACGTGCTTTAGGACCATTCAATCAGAGTAATTTCTTCGGGTATGGGAACAATACGATATTTATAAATGATGAAGAGCATGAAATCTCTTTCTATAGAAATCGTTACGACCATGTCAATGCAGATATATTCTTAGGTTATGAAGTTTTTAAGAACACATCTGTATTCTATGGATCTACATCTGAACTTTATCATAGTAAGGAAGATCATAATGAGGAGCGTTTTTTCAACGGTTTTAATCAAGCGTTTCCAAACGAGGAAGTTTTTGGCACCAAGTTCTCAACCGGTCTTGCTCTTGGGTTTGACTTCGATACAAGAGATAATCATAGTAATCCTAAAGAGGGAATTCGCTTGTTCTCGCGCTTGGACTGGAAAGCTGAGCTTGCTGGTCAAAACCGGAAGTTCGGGGCGTTAGAGAGCTCCTTAAGCCTCTATAAAACAATTTTCAACGACTATCTTACATTTGCTAATCGAAGTGGGGTTCAAGCGGTCTTTGGAAACCCTTATTTTTATCAGCATGCACAAATAGGCGGAGAATCAAGCCTAAGAGGCTTTAATTCACAACGTTTTACCGGAAAAACAGCCTTTTATAATAACCTTGATGCACGATTGAAGATTGCTAGCTTTAGCTCATACTTACTTCCGGGGACACTGGGCTTGATTGGTTTTTATGATGTAGGAAGGGTTTGGATGAGTCACGAGCAATCTAATAGTTGGCATATGGGTGCCGGGGGAGGTTTTTACTTTATGCCAGGCGACCTGATGGTTATTCAAGCGACAGTCGGCGCAAGTAAAGAGGCTGTTCTGCCTTATATTCGTATTGGCCTTTCTTTCTAA